In the genome of Phragmites australis chromosome 9, lpPhrAust1.1, whole genome shotgun sequence, the window ggaccccgtttgtAAAGAAAGATCAAGTCTGACAGCTAGCTAGAAGTACCTCTGTAATCAACtgagatcctccataacacaacacataagatgtatggctattatccttcgggaggccagAATCTGTATAAGTCCCTGTGTCCTTGTGTTAATTATACGTACACACATCAATTCTTAAAACGCCGTTCACGCACTCGTTGTCCAGCATACCCtgaaatcactgtcagggactaaccctcgacatttggcgcgccaggtaggaggCGCATTTTCGTTGTTTcatcaagtttgaaaagcttgatCAGGTTACCCATGGTCGAATCCACGGCAACCGCTGAGTTCTGTTATGAGAACCCCGAGTGTCGTGAGGCATTTGTCATGGGGTACCACCCGGATGAACCCGGTGTgctccaggcatgggacacTAATATGGAGTCTGGGAGCTCTAAGACCCAACGCGAGGTCTTCATGGTGGACCATGTAGCAGGGGGCGTTGGAGGCCCTCATGTCCCAAGTGCCAATGGAGAACCCCTGGCTATATGCCCAGAGGGAAACAAGTACGGCGCTCGATAGGTAGGTGCTTCGAGATAGCCCTCGCATACCCAGCACTGTCTCGAGGAGCCACTGCACTGGGTGCAGTCTACGGTGGCATCATCGCCTAGGCCATCGCGCTACCCAAACGTTGAGGGCTGCCCCCTCATGACTTATCATTGCTCCACGCCCAGCATCTCGACTACGAGACCATGACGCCGGCATATAACCTACAGACCCTGTGAGTGCTCCTTATCCACCCACCGGTACTTATACTAGGGGGCTCGCCTGTGGCTGCGTGATCTCGCCCTCCTGGCCAAGACCGCCTGACACCAGACCGCTTCAACATGCACCGCACCTATCGCAAAGGTCGATAAGGGTCACGATTTCCAAGGGTCAAGGCAGGGCCCACGGTGGAATAAGTCACGTGCTCCCTCAACCACAGGGGGTACTCGTGGACCACTGTCACGTTGGGACAACCAACCTTCTGACTTGCGCGACTCTCTGCGCCAACGTGACCTCCGTGGCGTGATCCAAAGCCAGGTGGCCACTAAAGAGTAGGAGGACTAGGCTAGGCGGGAGCAAGAAGGGGGCAAGTAGACCTACCGCACGCCTTCCCTTTGCAGCGAGGCATTGGATGGCTCCACCCCATCGTCGGGACTCCGATACCATCGTCTCTCCCCCTGGGCGCGTGCCACCATTCAACAACGAGTGGCTCCCCGTTACAGGACAGGGTGCAATGCCCTATCCATCCGGTTACGGGAGGTGCGCTGGCCGGACAAGTTCCAGCCAGTCCTAGCTGAGAAGTAAgatggctcgaccaacccgATGGAGTTCttgcaaatctacaccaccatagtGCAGGCTGCAGTGAGGCCTTGGGAAGGTCATGGCTAACTACTTCCCTACCGTCTTTGACCAGTTTCGCCCAGTCCTAGCTGATGAACCTCCCCCAtgggtcggttcactcctgggagaacatgtgcgaccagttcgtcatcaacttccaggggacctacgcctgaccaggggtcgaggacgaCCTATATCAGGTTCGGGAGCGACAAGGAGAGTCGCTGCGAGACTTCATACAACGTTTCACCAAACGCcagaacaccattccaaggatcacgagAGAGTCTGTGATCATAGCGTTCAagccagggggggggggggggtcaaacACCAGAAAATGGTCAAGAAGCTGGCCACCCGGGTAATCCAAACCACAGCCAAGCTCTTCGAGCTTGCAGACAAGTACATGCAGGTCGCCGAGGCCCGAGAGTGGCAGATCGACGCCAGGCCACGACCTGCTTCCAACCAgcccgcctcttccaaaggggCCAGccagaaggacaagaagagcaagcacAAGGTCGGACCTCATGAGATCATGGCGATCGAGAAAATCGGCCTAACATGCCAGCGCTTCGAGAAGAAAGATAAGAAAAAGGGTCAGGGCTACAGCTTGATTGACCATACAGATGCCCACGACCTGACCAAGTGCAAGGTCATTCGAGGCACCATCAACCTGGAGCTCGGGGAGCGCAACCACAAGCATGGTAAGGACGATGAGGACGGGGCTACCCTTGACCAGTCGGCATTGGGATACTAgcaggccgatcacatggtccaccacatcttcagATTCACCATGATatattcctctaatagggaatacaagtcggtggtccgggGGGTGTGGGCGACCGCATCGGACCCGAGCCCACGCCTGAAGTGGTCGAAGGCCCCACTCACTTTTAGCCAGGCAGACCACCCCGCGTGTGTCAGACGTGCTGGTTgctaccccatcgtggttgaACACACGGTGTAGAACATCCGGCTAGGCTGACTACTCGTCGACGGGGGAGCTtgatcaacctcctctttgccgATGCATTGGATACCCTATAGATTCCGAGGAGCTCGTTGAGGCCATCTCCACCCTTCTTCAGGatcaccccgggctcctcggctAAGACTCTAGGGAAAATCGAGCTGTCCGTTACCTTCGGCTCGCCGGACAACTTCAGAACTGAAATTGTCTTGTTCAATGTGGCCGACTTCGGGATCACGTATAATGCAATCCTCAGACGACCAgtgatggcccagttcatggccatTGCCCACTACGCATGCCAAGTGATCAAAATCCCTGGGCCAGCAGGGGTCATCACCATTGTTGGCAACGCCAAAACGACCTTGTACTtcgacaagaggagccttgacatggtcgagctgactccTGGATCGCAACCTGTGACCGCTAAACCCAGCGGGCGACCGATAAATGTCCATGTCGTCGCTAGCCTAGACAATCGGCTCAAGGCAGTGAGCCTGGACGACATCGACCCGACTAAGTCGGTCCAGATAGGGGCCGCACTAGACCCTTAATAGGGACTCGTGCTCACCACCTTCCTCCAGGCGAACACAGACGTCTTTTTATAGAGTCCGTCTGATATCCTCGGAGTCCCCAGGGATGCGATCGAGCATAAGTTGTCTGTGTGACCAGACACACAACTAGTAAAGCAAAAAGCGCGTTGATTCGCAGCCGACTAGTAGGAAGCGTTTTGTCATGAGATCGACAAGCTCTTAGAAACAGGCTTCATTCGGGAGGTGCAGTATccagaatggctggctaacccagtcatggtctgGAAGCACAATGGCAAGTGaagaatgtgtgttgacttcaccgaccttaacaagacGTGCACAAAGGacctttttcctcttcctcaaATCGGCCAGCAACTAtttgttatgtttcttagatgctcgaccggggtaccatcagattagtatATTTagggaagatgagaaaagacAACTTTTATTACACCCTTTGgggtattttgctatgtaaaatgcattttggtttgaaaagcgctggtgccacttaccaacggtgTATTCAACTTATTCTCCGACCATAGTTCGGAAGAAACGTTGAGGCATACATGGACAATGTGGTCATCAAAAGTAAGACCAAGACAGACCTGGTTGCAGACCTTCAAGAAATGTTCAACAATCTCcagaagtaccgcatgaagctgaacccagagaagtgtaAGTTCGGGGTTCCGTCAGGGAAGTTTCTTGGATTCCTCGTGTCTCATTGAGGGATAGAGGTGAATCCTGACAAGATCAGGGCCATCGATTAGATGAAAtccccgaccaggttaaaggaggttcaaaaactaacaggatgcattgctgctctgagcaggttcatcttaAGGCTAGGGGAGAAGGGATTGCCGctcttcaaacttctgaagaaaaatgaccacttcCAGTGGACGACAAAGGCAGAGGCggcattccaagagctcaaaaggtacctctcatcCTCTCCCATACTGACCGTGCCTTGACCTGATGAGGAGCTTTTTCTCTATGTTGCCTTAACACCATAGGTTGCGAGCGCGGTCCTGGTCGTCGAGCGGGAATGTCTCCAGCGACCAGTGTATTACGTCAGTGAGGTCCTGCATTAcgtgaaggctcggtacccgCATACTAAAAACTATTATACACCATCCTaatggcctctcgcaagctcagacactactttcaggctcacAGAATCAAGGTGATTTTCTTGTTCCTAATTAggaaaattctccataatagagatgtgacaggaagaatagcaaagtgggcagtaAAGCTCGGGGGATTCCATCTCTAGTTCATCCCTCGAACGTCTATCAAGTCCCAGACGTTGGCTGAGTTCGTAGCCGAATGGTCATCCTTCGAGCCCAAGTAGGTACAACGACCAGAGGCACATGCACTTTGACGGATCgttcacactaaagggagccggggctggagtggttctaaCCTCACCTATCAGCGATATCCttaggtacgtagttcaattatattttcaaacCACTAATAACACAactgaatatgagggcctcttatctgGAATGCGAGCAGCTTCCATACTTGGAATTAAACGACTATTGGCGATAGGAGACTCGCTACTAGTTGTGAACCAGGTGCAAAAgaagtttcagtgctctgacctgacaattGTGGCATACCTCaccgaagtgagaagactagagcgaCGCTTCGTCGGCTTTaaggtcaagcacgtccctcgtaAGGATAACTTCCTAGCCGGtgagctggcccatctagcttcttctcgtgaacctgtcccggtcagagtctttgaagaaagactctcatgaCCATCCACTGTGGtctcgggccaaggtgaaggggatgctctgcTCGGAAACGGAGGACCTGAGGTAACACTTTTGGAGGCACCACCTCCTTTGGTACCGTTGACCTCGGGCGACCATCATATGGTCGCCctgctcaattcaaatcttagaCTACCTTCAAAATCGAGCAGTCCCTAACGATGttgtgtcagcagaaaaggtctcgcaGCAAGCCCGCGGatactccttggtagagggacgccacTACTGTCGAGGAAGCAACAATcttttactaaaatgcatcacttaggaagaggggagcacagtgtCCTCTAATATTCACAGAGGCATAtatggtagccacgcttcataccgcaccTTGGTCAAAAAAGTGTTCCaacaaggattctattggcctactACCCTCCAAAATGCCTACGAGTTGGTGAAACGATGCGAGTCGTGTCAGTACCACGACCGAAATACCAATCTACCagcccaggcactgcaaaccataccactctttTGGCCTTTCGCTGTCTAGAGGCTCGATATCATGGGACCATTCTCTAAAGCCCAGGTGGTTTTGAGTTCCTGTTCGTGccaatcgacaaattcactaagtggatcgaggctgaGCCCATCAAGAAGATCACTGCCACAGctgcgattaagttcat includes:
- the LOC133928086 gene encoding uncharacterized protein LOC133928086, giving the protein MDNVVIKSKTKTDLVADLQEMFNNLQKYRMKLNPEKCKFGVPSGKFLGFLVFILRLGEKGLPLFKLLKKNDHFQWTTKAEAAFQELKSTTVSGSGVTADSTPIELSKVIDLSGDEGGKYAMASGSADTTGQNA